A genomic region of Prosthecobacter sp. contains the following coding sequences:
- a CDS encoding GDSL-type esterase/lipase family protein — MRPLILSLILATGLSAAELPQEQRILFLGDSITQGGGYIEVIEAALIAQHPDSDKVIIPLGLSSETVSGLSEEGHAGGKFPRPDLHERLDRALEKAKPQLVFACYGMNDGIYLPLGAERTKAFQNGMKKLHDKVSAAGARIIHLTPPVFDPVPIAQKVAPADKVDGSHPYKGYNEVLDFYADWLLDMRSEAKWTVYDIHGPMNAAIAEKRKTDPQFTFSKDGVHPGLEGHVLMARAVLDAWGLKVKADGTPDHPNGAAILAVIKKKHSILRPAWLSHVGHKRPGNSPGLPIEEALKKTAELDAEARKLANSKEIVFPNQTGEWNGYAKHELAIAGKSVTVVAPKTAAVGRPWVWHGEFFGHKPAPDIALLGKGFHIVYMKINDMLGCPDAVKLWNQCHAELTTSYGLSMKPALVGLSRGGLYCFNWAIANPDKVSCIYADAPVCDFKSWPGGKGKGKGDPRNWGFVMKLWGFKDEAEALAYKGNPVDSLAPLAKAGVPLLHVFGDADDVVPWDENTGLIESRYKALGGSITLIRKPGVGHHPHGLEDSTPIVDFIQKNAK; from the coding sequence ATGCGTCCTCTCATCCTCTCCCTCATCCTCGCCACCGGCCTCAGCGCCGCTGAACTGCCCCAAGAACAACGCATCCTCTTCCTCGGTGATTCCATCACGCAAGGCGGCGGCTACATTGAGGTGATCGAGGCGGCGCTGATCGCGCAGCATCCTGATTCGGACAAGGTCATCATCCCGCTGGGCCTCAGCAGTGAAACGGTGAGCGGTTTGAGCGAGGAAGGCCACGCGGGTGGCAAGTTCCCGCGTCCCGATCTGCATGAGAGGCTCGACCGTGCTTTGGAGAAAGCCAAGCCGCAGCTCGTTTTCGCCTGCTACGGCATGAACGACGGCATTTACCTGCCGCTTGGCGCGGAACGCACCAAGGCGTTTCAAAACGGTATGAAGAAGCTGCATGACAAAGTCAGCGCCGCCGGTGCCCGCATCATTCATCTCACGCCGCCGGTGTTTGATCCGGTGCCCATCGCGCAAAAAGTGGCCCCAGCGGACAAGGTGGACGGCTCACATCCCTACAAGGGCTACAACGAGGTGCTCGACTTCTACGCCGACTGGCTGCTCGACATGCGCAGCGAAGCGAAGTGGACCGTTTATGACATCCACGGCCCGATGAATGCCGCCATTGCGGAGAAGCGGAAGACGGATCCGCAGTTCACCTTTTCCAAAGACGGTGTGCATCCCGGCCTGGAAGGTCATGTGCTCATGGCGCGGGCTGTTCTCGATGCTTGGGGCCTCAAGGTGAAGGCCGATGGCACGCCGGATCATCCGAACGGCGCGGCCATTCTTGCCGTGATCAAAAAGAAACACTCCATTCTGCGTCCGGCATGGCTCAGTCATGTGGGGCACAAACGTCCGGGCAATTCGCCCGGTCTGCCGATTGAAGAAGCGCTGAAAAAGACTGCGGAGCTCGACGCCGAGGCCCGCAAGCTCGCAAACTCGAAGGAGATCGTCTTTCCGAATCAAACCGGCGAGTGGAACGGCTACGCGAAGCATGAGCTGGCCATCGCAGGCAAGTCCGTGACCGTCGTCGCGCCGAAAACCGCCGCCGTAGGTCGCCCTTGGGTGTGGCATGGCGAGTTCTTTGGACACAAGCCCGCGCCAGACATCGCGCTTCTAGGCAAAGGCTTCCACATCGTCTATATGAAGATCAACGACATGCTCGGCTGCCCTGATGCCGTGAAGTTGTGGAATCAATGCCATGCCGAACTCACCACGAGCTACGGCTTGAGCATGAAACCGGCGCTCGTCGGCCTCAGCCGTGGCGGTTTGTACTGCTTCAACTGGGCCATCGCGAATCCTGACAAGGTTTCCTGCATTTATGCCGATGCGCCGGTCTGTGACTTCAAGAGCTGGCCCGGCGGCAAAGGTAAGGGGAAGGGTGATCCAAGGAATTGGGGCTTTGTGATGAAGCTGTGGGGCTTCAAAGACGAGGCTGAGGCGCTCGCTTACAAGGGTAATCCCGTCGATAGTCTCGCACCGCTCGCGAAGGCCGGCGTGCCCCTGCTGCATGTCTTTGGTGATGCCGATGACGTGGTGCCCTGGGATGAGAACACGGGCCTGATCGAATCACGTTACAAGGCGCTCGGCGGCAGCATCACGCTGATCCGCAAGCCGGGCGTGGGGCATCATCCGCATGGGCTGGAGGACTCGACGCCGATCGTCGATTTCATTCAGAAGAATGCGAAGTGA
- a CDS encoding prenyltransferase/squalene oxidase repeat-containing protein, producing MKRLVLLNFVLACQLCVAADEAAIRAAVVKSLPLLERSSVIAIDERSNCFTCHHTGLPVMTFITARERGFKIDAGNLQTQLQFTSDFLAKGRANYLQGKGQGGHAFTAGSALWTLKLGNSKPDTNTEAVIEYLLGHQKELGHWKPPSIRPPSEESPFSATFFALESIQHFRTAEQQDRATARITQAHDWSLKTPAQNTEDRVFKLWALHSVNADTMSAAQDLLRTQREDGGWSQLENMTSDAYATGTALVALHRTGSVAADDPAFQHGLQWLLKAQLADGSWHVVSRAKPFQKYFESGYPHGKDQFISITAACWATTALALALPVAQ from the coding sequence ATGAAGCGCCTCGTCCTCCTCAACTTCGTCCTGGCCTGCCAGCTCTGCGTTGCCGCCGATGAGGCAGCGATCCGCGCCGCCGTCGTCAAATCGTTGCCGCTGCTGGAGCGCAGCTCGGTCATTGCCATCGATGAGCGCTCGAACTGCTTCACCTGCCATCACACCGGCCTGCCGGTGATGACCTTCATCACCGCCCGCGAGCGCGGCTTCAAGATCGACGCGGGCAATCTTCAAACACAGCTTCAGTTCACTTCCGACTTCCTCGCCAAAGGCCGCGCGAACTACCTGCAAGGCAAGGGACAGGGCGGACACGCTTTTACCGCCGGATCGGCGCTTTGGACGCTCAAACTCGGCAACTCGAAGCCCGACACGAACACTGAGGCCGTGATCGAATATCTTCTCGGTCACCAAAAGGAACTCGGACACTGGAAACCGCCGTCCATTCGACCGCCGAGCGAGGAAAGCCCCTTCAGCGCCACGTTCTTCGCTCTCGAATCCATCCAGCACTTCCGTACTGCTGAGCAACAAGACCGCGCGACTGCGCGCATCACCCAGGCGCACGATTGGTCACTCAAAACGCCCGCGCAGAACACCGAGGACCGTGTTTTCAAGCTGTGGGCACTTCATTCCGTCAACGCCGACACGATGTCCGCCGCACAAGACCTCCTCCGCACGCAACGCGAGGACGGCGGCTGGTCCCAGCTCGAAAACATGACCTCCGATGCCTACGCCACCGGCACCGCGCTCGTCGCATTGCATCGCACCGGCAGTGTCGCGGCGGATGATCCAGCGTTTCAACATGGTCTTCAGTGGCTGCTCAAAGCCCAGCTCGCTGATGGTTCCTGGCACGTCGTTTCACGCGCCAAGCCGTTCCAGAAATACTTCGAGTCCGGCTACCCACACGGCAAAGACCAGTTCATCTCCATCACCGCCGCCTGCTGGGCCACCACGGCTCTGGCGCTCGCCTTGCCTGTCGCGCAATAG
- a CDS encoding PKD domain-containing protein, producing MNLSRLALLLCLVSTALWADLPKPTLEPTLRAVDLMIGESADMKLADGSTVKVKLLDVQEKRDSMAKAVREAKVKVEVNGAEAWLTSANYNLPQTVGGVQIDCPITRGYNADSGEDSWGLEKDARLRLWSAGSPWINPGTFVYPLKQRWFATSTQFSNEPTYVDGGDKPDRKKIYYHNDLDFGGCEGLTEVIAATDGLVVSVSEKTLPGYSLTPVRPRYDVVYVLDERGWYYRYSHLHTIDAAITMGSRVKMGQRIGILGKEGASGGWTHLHFGIKSRQPSGKWGTEEAYAFAWEAYQRENKPAIIAVARPHHFIRAGETITLDASKSWAASGTIKSHDWTFTDGKTASGAKIERAYSKPGAYSEILKVTDDAGNVSYDFAIVQVIGSDDKNLPPTIHPTFWPTTGLKPGTEITFKVRTFRTTGGETWDFGDGTPKVSVKSDGNAKALAKDGYAITQHAFAKAGDYLVSVEHTNERGERAVGHLWVRIE from the coding sequence ATGAATCTCTCCCGCCTTGCACTGCTCCTTTGTCTCGTTTCCACAGCTCTCTGGGCTGATCTTCCCAAGCCGACCCTTGAACCCACGCTGCGCGCGGTTGATTTGATGATCGGCGAATCCGCTGACATGAAACTGGCCGATGGCAGCACCGTGAAAGTGAAGCTACTCGACGTGCAGGAGAAGCGCGACTCGATGGCCAAGGCGGTGCGTGAGGCGAAAGTGAAGGTGGAAGTCAACGGCGCTGAAGCCTGGCTCACGAGCGCGAATTACAACCTGCCGCAAACCGTCGGCGGCGTGCAGATCGACTGCCCAATCACGCGCGGCTACAACGCCGACAGCGGCGAGGATTCGTGGGGCCTCGAAAAAGATGCGCGGCTGCGTTTGTGGTCCGCAGGGTCGCCGTGGATCAATCCGGGAACCTTTGTGTATCCGCTGAAGCAGCGCTGGTTTGCCACTTCGACGCAGTTCTCCAACGAGCCGACCTATGTCGATGGCGGCGACAAACCGGACCGGAAGAAGATCTATTATCACAACGACCTCGACTTCGGCGGCTGCGAAGGTTTGACGGAGGTCATCGCTGCCACGGATGGACTGGTAGTGAGTGTGTCGGAAAAAACTCTGCCGGGTTACTCGCTCACGCCGGTGAGGCCGCGTTACGACGTGGTGTATGTGCTCGACGAACGTGGCTGGTATTATCGCTACAGCCACCTGCACACGATTGACGCGGCGATCACGATGGGATCGCGTGTGAAGATGGGCCAGCGCATCGGCATCCTCGGCAAGGAAGGAGCGAGCGGCGGCTGGACGCATCTGCACTTCGGCATCAAGAGCCGGCAGCCTTCCGGCAAGTGGGGCACGGAGGAAGCCTACGCCTTCGCGTGGGAGGCGTATCAGCGCGAGAACAAGCCTGCCATCATCGCCGTGGCACGACCGCATCATTTCATCCGTGCGGGTGAGACGATCACGCTTGATGCTTCAAAGTCGTGGGCAGCATCCGGCACGATCAAAAGCCACGACTGGACCTTCACGGATGGAAAGACCGCCTCCGGTGCAAAAATCGAGCGCGCTTACTCAAAGCCCGGTGCTTATAGCGAGATCCTGAAAGTCACGGATGACGCTGGCAACGTGAGCTACGATTTCGCCATCGTCCAAGTCATCGGCAGCGACGATAAGAACCTGCCACCAACGATTCACCCGACCTTCTGGCCCACCACCGGTCTCAAGCCCGGCACCGAGATCACCTTTAAAGTCCGCACCTTCCGCACCACCGGCGGCGAGACCTGGGACTTCGGCGATGGCACGCCGAAAGTCAGCGTGAAGTCCGATGGCAACGCCAAAGCCCTCGCCAAGGACGGTTATGCGATCACGCAACATGCCTTCGCAAAAGCGGGCGACTACCTCGTAAGTGTCGAGCACACGAATGAGCGCGGCGAACGCGCCGTGGGGCACCTGTGGGTGCGGATTGAATAA
- a CDS encoding GntR family transcriptional regulator, whose product MQTSTLIASRSDSAASRLRTDILSGTAGPGTLLAESAVALRLGVSRVPVREALFTLEREGLVEFSPTGRAFVKKLTPQDFEELFVLRLTLEPLASRLAAPKLKQSASRLEKNLAATRRAKSVQEVTRLDLEFHQIILEASGNARLLKLWRSLRGELELWLGRLHRSHQLQTQETLSETADAHEAIVNCFQTQTPAACERLMREHILGWREWLPLSS is encoded by the coding sequence ATGCAGACATCCACCCTCATCGCCTCTCGCTCCGATTCAGCCGCCTCGCGGCTGCGCACGGACATCCTCAGCGGCACCGCCGGACCGGGCACCTTGCTGGCTGAATCGGCTGTAGCGCTGCGCCTCGGCGTTAGCCGCGTACCGGTGCGCGAGGCCTTGTTCACGTTGGAACGCGAGGGCCTTGTCGAGTTCAGCCCCACGGGTCGCGCGTTTGTGAAAAAGCTGACGCCACAGGACTTTGAGGAGTTGTTTGTGCTTCGCCTCACGTTGGAGCCGCTGGCTTCACGATTGGCGGCTCCGAAACTAAAGCAATCTGCCTCCAGACTCGAAAAGAACCTCGCAGCCACGCGTCGTGCCAAATCCGTGCAGGAAGTCACGCGCCTCGACCTGGAATTTCATCAGATCATTCTTGAGGCCTCGGGCAACGCGCGGCTTCTGAAGCTGTGGCGTTCCTTGCGTGGCGAATTGGAGCTCTGGCTGGGCCGCCTGCATCGCAGTCACCAACTGCAAACCCAGGAGACACTCAGCGAAACCGCTGACGCCCACGAAGCCATCGTAAACTGCTTCCAAACGCAAACTCCCGCCGCCTGCGAGCGTCTCATGCGCGAGCACATTCTCGGCTGGCGTGAATGGCTGCCTCTTTCCTCATGA
- a CDS encoding PSD1 and planctomycete cytochrome C domain-containing protein, producing the protein MNRIFQSLVVTSLALSSARAEDGMAFFESKVLPVLQQRCYECHSHEKKIKGGLALDLKTGWQTGGDNGPAIIPGDLVKSHLIQAVRYADPETEMPPKGKLAASEIEVLEKWVAMGAPDSRVAKVSAKAKTIDFEAGKKFWAFQPVRDAKAPAVKDTAWPLDAVDRFILAKLEAAGLQPAADADAYTWLRRVSLDLTGLPPTPEAIESFTSDLSDQSDSSDARAVVVDRLLQSKAFGERWARHWLDLTGYADQIGTSNNVFAEHAWRYRDYVINAFNNDKPFDQFIREQVAGDLLPADSPLKRAENITATGFLVLGDVEIVAVDKLKMEMDLVDQQVSKVGTAFLGMTLGCVRCHDHKFDPIAQTDYYAIAGMFRSTDSTYKTDNGVWSSVYKTELPETTEQKAQREQLLAANAAKIKALAAEREAAEKEKVALEPQIAKATKEAKPDLEKKRDALVARIKAINGEVEHAKFFAPIVPKAFAVHDREKPADMQVTIRGNPYALGDSVKRGVMRVASWGEMPPIPPNQSGRVQLADWLADSRNPLTARVTVNRIWQKLFGEGLVRSVDYFGVRGETPTHPELLDHLATRFVNGGWSQKQIIRAIVLSRAYRMSSAHNAVAMSKDPENRLLWRMNRQRLDAEAIRDSMLAISSKLARSAGGTALPLEFPENVSSLSPKAVNPPAFNLKKMRPIQDFERTIYLPVIRTAAQPGSAKLRDVFDFTQPAQIAGKRAETAVPTQALFLLNSDMLRTRATELANDLTRTETNTGARLETLWLRALGRPITSAERDDAVQFLETAPAKAAWIELSHALLSSNEFLLRL; encoded by the coding sequence ATGAACCGCATTTTCCAGAGCCTCGTCGTCACATCGCTCGCGCTATCGTCAGCGCGGGCGGAGGACGGCATGGCGTTCTTTGAGTCCAAGGTACTGCCAGTTCTCCAGCAGCGCTGCTATGAGTGCCATTCGCATGAGAAGAAGATCAAAGGCGGCCTTGCTCTCGATTTGAAAACGGGCTGGCAGACTGGTGGCGACAACGGGCCCGCAATCATCCCTGGCGATCTGGTGAAAAGCCATCTCATCCAGGCCGTGCGCTATGCCGATCCCGAAACGGAGATGCCGCCGAAGGGCAAGCTGGCCGCGAGCGAGATCGAAGTGCTGGAGAAATGGGTCGCGATGGGTGCGCCGGATTCGCGAGTGGCGAAAGTGTCTGCAAAGGCCAAAACCATCGACTTCGAGGCCGGAAAGAAGTTCTGGGCCTTCCAACCCGTTCGCGATGCCAAAGCGCCAGCGGTCAAAGACACCGCATGGCCGCTGGATGCCGTGGATCGCTTCATCCTCGCGAAACTCGAAGCCGCAGGCCTTCAGCCAGCCGCTGACGCTGATGCTTACACCTGGCTGCGCCGTGTCTCCCTTGATCTCACCGGCCTGCCGCCGACGCCTGAGGCCATTGAGAGCTTCACGTCCGACTTGTCAGACCAGTCCGACTCGTCTGACGCCCGCGCAGTTGTCGTTGATCGCCTCCTTCAATCCAAAGCCTTCGGTGAGCGCTGGGCACGTCATTGGCTCGATCTCACCGGCTACGCGGATCAGATCGGCACCTCGAACAACGTCTTCGCCGAACATGCGTGGCGGTATCGCGACTACGTCATCAATGCCTTCAACAACGACAAGCCCTTCGACCAGTTCATTCGCGAGCAAGTCGCGGGTGACTTGCTTCCGGCTGATTCACCGCTGAAACGCGCCGAGAACATCACCGCCACGGGTTTCCTCGTGCTCGGCGATGTCGAAATCGTCGCTGTGGACAAGCTCAAGATGGAGATGGACCTCGTGGATCAGCAAGTGAGCAAGGTCGGCACCGCCTTCCTCGGCATGACGCTCGGCTGCGTGCGCTGCCACGACCACAAGTTCGATCCCATCGCGCAGACCGACTACTACGCCATCGCCGGCATGTTCCGCAGCACCGACTCCACCTACAAGACCGACAACGGCGTGTGGAGCAGTGTCTACAAGACCGAACTGCCCGAAACAACCGAGCAGAAAGCACAACGTGAGCAACTTCTCGCCGCCAATGCAGCGAAGATCAAAGCTCTCGCTGCCGAACGCGAAGCCGCTGAGAAGGAAAAAGTCGCGCTGGAGCCGCAGATCGCCAAAGCAACGAAGGAAGCCAAGCCCGATCTCGAAAAGAAGCGCGATGCACTGGTCGCCCGCATCAAGGCCATCAACGGCGAAGTCGAGCACGCCAAGTTCTTCGCACCCATCGTTCCGAAAGCCTTCGCCGTGCATGATCGCGAAAAGCCCGCCGACATGCAGGTCACCATTCGCGGCAATCCGTATGCGCTGGGCGACTCGGTGAAGCGAGGCGTCATGCGCGTGGCCTCGTGGGGCGAAATGCCGCCGATTCCGCCGAATCAAAGCGGTCGTGTGCAGCTTGCCGACTGGCTCGCTGACTCGCGCAATCCGCTCACGGCCCGTGTCACCGTGAACCGCATCTGGCAGAAGCTCTTCGGCGAAGGTCTGGTGCGCAGCGTCGATTACTTCGGCGTGCGCGGTGAAACTCCGACGCATCCCGAGTTGCTCGATCATCTCGCCACTCGTTTCGTCAACGGCGGCTGGTCGCAGAAGCAGATCATTCGCGCCATCGTGCTCAGTCGGGCTTATCGAATGAGCAGCGCGCACAACGCCGTTGCGATGAGCAAAGACCCGGAAAATCGTCTGCTGTGGCGGATGAATCGTCAGCGGCTCGATGCGGAGGCCATTCGCGACTCCATGCTCGCCATCAGCAGCAAGCTGGCGCGTTCGGCAGGAGGAACGGCGCTACCACTCGAGTTCCCCGAGAACGTCAGCAGCCTCAGCCCGAAGGCGGTGAATCCACCGGCCTTCAATCTCAAGAAGATGCGGCCCATCCAGGACTTCGAGCGCACGATCTACCTGCCCGTCATCCGCACCGCAGCGCAACCCGGCTCCGCCAAGCTGCGCGATGTCTTCGACTTCACCCAGCCTGCGCAGATCGCCGGCAAACGCGCCGAGACCGCCGTGCCCACACAGGCGCTCTTCCTTCTGAATAGCGATATGCTTCGCACCCGCGCGACCGAACTCGCCAACGATCTCACGCGGACTGAGACGAACACAGGCGCTCGGCTTGAAACGCTGTGGCTCCGTGCTCTTGGCCGCCCCATCACATCCGCTGAACGCGATGACGCCGTTCAGTTCCTCGAAACCGCACCTGCCAAAGCCGCGTGGATCGAGCTGAGCCACGCGCTGCTTTCTTCAAACGAATTTCTTCTCCGCCTGTGA
- a CDS encoding DUF1501 domain-containing protein has translation MNTTSAFSRRSWLQRTATGFGALALHDLVQAASSPLAVKAPRFPAKAKRVIFLFMSGGPSQPDLFDPKDYIKRMHGKTISAPINTNELRVGTDKFLALATHGEVRPRGQSGMMISDLLPHTATIADEISLLRAVHSDNNQHQPAALQFHTGVTADVRPSMGSWISYGLGAENSNLPNFITIHPDSDTRLYGASFLPAAHQGTKVVIPQGEKQSPIDYLADVSGDAKAQRARIDFTQRMNRRLLKGAEVDARMEGMIESMEIAFRMQSATPELVDISNETEATKKLYGIGEKTTDKNGRACLLARRLSEAGVRFVQVTMGGWDHHGNIRDALPKSCSESDQPCAALIKDLKSRGLLDDTLVVWSGEFGRTPWSQDLSGTSPIDKHGREHQPESFCTWMAGGGIKPGFTFGETDDFGFRPVSGKVHLHDLHATILHQLGLDHEKLTWRHLGRDFRLTDVYGNVVKEILA, from the coding sequence ATGAACACGACTTCCGCATTCTCCCGCCGCTCCTGGCTGCAACGCACTGCCACTGGCTTCGGCGCGCTTGCGCTGCATGATCTCGTGCAGGCCGCCAGCAGCCCGCTTGCAGTGAAGGCACCGCGTTTTCCGGCCAAGGCGAAGCGCGTGATCTTTCTCTTCATGTCGGGCGGGCCGTCGCAGCCGGATTTGTTTGACCCGAAGGACTACATCAAGCGCATGCATGGCAAGACGATCTCCGCGCCGATCAACACGAACGAGCTTCGCGTCGGCACGGACAAGTTTCTCGCGCTCGCCACGCATGGCGAGGTGCGTCCGCGTGGGCAAAGCGGCATGATGATTTCCGATCTGCTGCCGCACACCGCGACCATCGCCGATGAGATCAGTCTGCTGCGTGCCGTGCATTCGGACAACAATCAGCATCAGCCCGCCGCTCTTCAGTTTCACACCGGCGTCACAGCGGATGTGCGGCCGTCGATGGGCTCGTGGATCAGCTACGGCCTCGGCGCGGAGAACAGCAACCTGCCGAACTTCATCACCATTCATCCCGACAGCGACACGCGGCTCTACGGCGCCTCGTTTCTGCCCGCCGCGCATCAGGGCACAAAGGTCGTCATCCCGCAGGGTGAAAAACAATCACCCATCGACTACCTTGCCGATGTCTCGGGTGATGCGAAGGCGCAGCGCGCGCGCATCGACTTCACCCAGCGCATGAACCGCCGCCTGCTCAAGGGTGCCGAGGTCGATGCACGAATGGAAGGCATGATCGAGAGCATGGAGATCGCCTTCCGAATGCAAAGCGCCACGCCCGAGCTGGTGGACATTTCCAACGAAACCGAGGCCACGAAAAAACTCTACGGCATCGGCGAAAAGACCACGGACAAGAATGGCCGAGCCTGTTTGCTCGCGCGTCGTCTCAGTGAGGCCGGAGTGCGCTTTGTGCAGGTCACCATGGGCGGCTGGGATCATCACGGCAACATTCGCGATGCACTGCCCAAGAGCTGCTCCGAATCCGACCAGCCCTGCGCCGCGCTGATCAAAGATCTGAAGTCACGCGGCCTGCTCGATGACACGCTCGTCGTCTGGTCCGGGGAATTCGGCCGCACGCCCTGGAGCCAGGATCTCAGCGGCACCTCGCCCATCGACAAACACGGCCGCGAGCATCAGCCCGAAAGCTTCTGCACCTGGATGGCCGGTGGCGGCATCAAACCCGGCTTCACCTTCGGCGAGACCGACGACTTCGGCTTCCGGCCCGTCTCCGGCAAAGTACATCTGCATGACCTGCACGCCACGATCCTGCATCAGCTCGGCCTTGATCATGAGAAGCTGACGTGGCGGCATCTCGGCCGTGATTTTCGGCTCACGGATGTTTATGGGAACGTGGTGAAGGAGATTTTGGCATGA